The following are from one region of the Geoalkalibacter subterraneus genome:
- a CDS encoding molybdopterin-dependent oxidoreductase — protein sequence MVSLTIDGKTVSVPKGSTILEAARTVGITIPTLCWLEKVSPTGACRVCAVEVEGVARPMTACNTPVKEGIVVTTQSEQLSDIRRQVMQLMLVNHPLDCPVCDAAGECDLQDACYALDVTQQDFAAEDVQPEPIDKWPLIQQVPSRCILCEKCVKVCNEVVGSQALFINEKGEKAYIDKDLDKCEFCGNCVAVCPTGTMISKPFKFKARPWELKVTPSICTQCGSQCEVDIHVKHDKIQRVTSEDSATINNGNLCIGGFFNYGFVNSDQRLKAPMVAQNGQPMPAEWGDALAKVVKKAREIKEAHGADALAGLASGRLSNEENYLFQKLFRAGLGSNNIDSEARFGTMRAMGVLHDSLGLSGASNRMDRIGTSQAVLVFGCDPTAEAPAIDWQIELSSRKRDGKLLLANMRGVKLSRYANSDLRYRPGSEIQLANGLTRLIVDKGLADEDFLKNFVVDAAKIKDAVKKIDLKQVVKETGISQELLEEAAEMLGQAKSVALVFGGDLTRSEGASDKVQALANLALVCGALQGDDGGVFPVDERGNTQGMLDMGVCPEFLPGFAEYQKEKSQFEKSWACELPASGRDAEKILEGIEKGEVKFLYLAACNPLVNFPESMRWRKALEKVEFLVVQDILPSEVTRLADVVLAGASFAEKQGSFTSLDHRVNCVRPALKPVGNARADWDIFADLYQRLVPRAAGEVGLQQVMEEIKIVAPLYREVPLDGKAGCAPCFKPLSAPKKQSLKFVRVDGSKAGAAKGMQLLSGKILFHFGTTSTFSESPLEVAPEGYIEVNPKDAQKLGVSDGGALRVKSTVGAAQGKVRISDNVPEGLLFAPYHFSDLNINQVLPSATNSTAVEVSKA from the coding sequence ATGGTCAGTTTGACAATTGACGGCAAAACGGTCAGCGTGCCGAAAGGAAGCACCATTCTCGAGGCGGCCCGCACGGTTGGAATCACCATTCCCACTTTGTGCTGGCTGGAGAAGGTCTCTCCCACTGGCGCCTGTCGTGTCTGCGCGGTGGAAGTCGAGGGCGTTGCCCGGCCGATGACCGCCTGCAACACACCGGTTAAGGAGGGCATCGTGGTGACGACGCAATCGGAGCAGCTCTCCGACATCCGTCGCCAGGTCATGCAGTTGATGCTGGTCAATCACCCCTTGGATTGCCCGGTATGCGACGCCGCCGGCGAATGCGATCTGCAGGATGCCTGCTATGCGCTCGATGTGACGCAGCAGGACTTTGCCGCCGAAGATGTGCAGCCGGAGCCGATCGACAAGTGGCCTTTGATCCAGCAGGTTCCGTCACGCTGCATTTTGTGTGAAAAATGCGTCAAAGTCTGCAACGAGGTCGTCGGTTCTCAGGCTCTTTTCATCAATGAAAAGGGCGAAAAGGCTTATATCGACAAGGATCTCGACAAGTGCGAATTCTGCGGCAACTGCGTGGCGGTGTGTCCCACGGGGACCATGATTTCCAAGCCGTTCAAGTTCAAGGCCCGCCCCTGGGAGTTGAAGGTGACGCCTTCCATCTGCACCCAGTGCGGCAGCCAGTGCGAAGTCGATATTCATGTCAAGCACGATAAAATCCAGCGTGTGACCTCCGAGGACAGCGCGACCATCAACAACGGCAACCTGTGTATTGGTGGATTTTTCAATTACGGGTTTGTCAATTCCGACCAGCGCCTCAAGGCGCCCATGGTGGCCCAGAACGGGCAGCCGATGCCGGCGGAATGGGGCGACGCGCTGGCGAAGGTCGTCAAAAAGGCCCGTGAAATCAAGGAAGCACATGGCGCCGATGCCCTGGCCGGTCTGGCTTCCGGCCGCTTGAGCAACGAAGAGAACTATCTTTTTCAGAAATTGTTCCGTGCCGGGCTGGGCAGCAATAATATCGACTCCGAGGCTCGCTTCGGGACCATGCGTGCAATGGGCGTGCTGCATGATTCGCTGGGGCTCAGCGGCGCCAGCAATCGCATGGATCGTATCGGAACCTCTCAAGCGGTGCTCGTTTTCGGCTGTGACCCGACTGCCGAAGCACCGGCCATTGATTGGCAGATCGAACTTTCCTCCCGCAAGCGTGACGGCAAGCTGCTGCTCGCCAATATGCGAGGTGTCAAGCTCTCTCGCTATGCCAACAGCGACCTTCGCTACCGCCCCGGCAGCGAGATTCAACTGGCCAACGGCCTCACCCGCCTGATCGTGGACAAGGGGCTGGCGGACGAAGATTTCCTCAAAAACTTTGTGGTCGATGCAGCAAAGATTAAGGATGCTGTGAAAAAAATCGACCTTAAGCAGGTTGTGAAAGAAACCGGGATTTCCCAGGAACTGTTGGAGGAAGCGGCAGAGATGCTGGGGCAGGCCAAGTCGGTCGCGCTGGTGTTCGGGGGCGACCTGACACGCTCGGAAGGTGCCTCTGACAAGGTTCAGGCGCTTGCCAATCTCGCCCTGGTTTGCGGCGCGCTGCAGGGTGATGACGGCGGAGTTTTCCCGGTCGATGAACGCGGCAATACCCAGGGGATGCTCGATATGGGCGTCTGCCCCGAGTTTCTGCCCGGCTTCGCCGAGTACCAGAAAGAGAAATCCCAGTTTGAAAAAAGCTGGGCATGCGAGTTGCCCGCCTCGGGACGAGATGCAGAAAAGATCCTGGAGGGCATTGAAAAAGGGGAAGTCAAATTTCTCTACCTCGCCGCATGCAACCCGCTGGTGAACTTCCCTGAAAGCATGCGCTGGCGCAAAGCTCTCGAAAAAGTCGAATTCCTGGTTGTGCAGGATATCCTGCCTTCAGAGGTGACCCGCCTGGCGGATGTGGTGCTGGCCGGCGCCTCTTTCGCAGAAAAACAAGGGAGCTTCACCTCGCTCGATCATCGAGTCAACTGTGTACGTCCGGCTCTCAAGCCGGTGGGCAATGCCCGCGCCGACTGGGACATCTTTGCCGATCTCTATCAGCGTCTGGTCCCCCGCGCCGCCGGGGAAGTCGGCCTGCAGCAGGTCATGGAAGAGATCAAAATTGTTGCTCCGCTGTATCGCGAGGTCCCTCTTGACGGAAAGGCAGGCTGCGCGCCCTGCTTCAAGCCGCTGTCTGCGCCGAAGAAACAGTCGCTCAAGTTTGTTAGGGTGGACGGTAGTAAGGCAGGGGCCGCTAAGGGAATGCAGCTTCTCAGCGGCAAAATCCTCTTCCACTTCGGGACGACCTCCACGTTCTCCGAGTCGCCCCTTGAAGTCGCGCCGGAAGGATATATCGAGGTCAATCCTAAGGACGCTCAGAAGCTCGGAGTGTCCGACGGCGGCGCCTTGCGGGTCAAGTCCACGGTTGGGGCGGCTCAGGGCAAGGTCCGCATCTCGGATAACGTGCCTGAAGGCCTGCTGTTTGCGCCCTATCATTTCAGCGATCTCAACATCAATCAGGTTCTGCCTTCGGCGACCAACTCCACCGCGGTGGAGGTCTCCAAGGCCTGA
- the mltG gene encoding endolytic transglycosylase MltG: protein MKINQGLKLLSAILIGIVFLSTILAIDFALFLRRPIAPPQPTEIEIASGSSFNSVAHLLATKKIISRPLYFKLLARHQQVHGAIQAGRYLFEQTARPAEVLTRLVAGDVIRHTLTIPEGLTLKQIADRVEEQGFGSADRFMDLARESRFLKMIDAEISSLEGYLFPETYLLDKNIGEQRLLRAMITEFNKRAQPEWRAAAAERGLSLHQWVTLASIIEKETALTEEMPLISGVFYNRLERGMRLQTDPTVIYGIENFDGNLTRTHLRTPTPYNTYTNSGLPPGPICNPGADALHAAAYPASTKYLYFVSRGDGSHVFSRTLKEHNQAVRRYQLNRP from the coding sequence ATGAAAATAAATCAGGGTCTCAAACTTCTATCTGCAATACTGATCGGTATTGTTTTCCTTTCAACAATCCTCGCGATCGATTTCGCCCTGTTCCTGCGCCGCCCCATCGCGCCGCCGCAACCGACCGAAATTGAGATTGCTTCCGGCAGTTCCTTCAATTCCGTCGCGCACCTGCTGGCGACGAAAAAAATCATCTCACGCCCCCTTTATTTCAAGCTCCTGGCCCGCCACCAACAGGTTCATGGTGCAATCCAGGCTGGTCGCTATCTTTTCGAGCAGACGGCCCGCCCTGCGGAAGTTCTCACCCGCCTGGTGGCTGGCGACGTGATTCGCCACACCCTGACCATTCCCGAAGGACTGACCCTTAAACAGATTGCTGACCGGGTTGAAGAGCAGGGATTCGGGTCGGCGGATCGTTTTATGGATCTGGCGCGGGAATCGCGTTTTTTGAAGATGATCGATGCTGAGATCTCTTCTCTCGAGGGGTACCTGTTCCCCGAAACCTACCTTCTCGACAAAAATATCGGTGAGCAGCGCCTGCTTAGGGCCATGATCACGGAGTTCAACAAGAGAGCGCAACCCGAATGGCGGGCAGCGGCCGCCGAGCGTGGCCTGTCTCTGCATCAATGGGTCACCCTGGCGTCCATCATTGAGAAGGAAACCGCACTGACTGAGGAGATGCCTCTTATTTCCGGCGTGTTCTACAACAGGCTTGAGCGCGGGATGCGGCTGCAGACCGACCCGACCGTTATCTACGGCATTGAAAATTTCGATGGGAATCTGACCCGGACCCACCTGCGCACGCCGACCCCCTATAACACCTATACCAACTCTGGGCTTCCGCCCGGACCTATCTGTAACCCGGGGGCTGACGCCCTGCATGCCGCCGCATACCCGGCCTCTACAAAATATCTTTACTTCGTTTCCCGGGGCGACGGCTCCCACGTCTTTTCCCGCACTCTCAAGGAACACAACCAGGCCGTACGCCGCTACCAGCTCAATCGTCCATAA
- the plsY gene encoding glycerol-3-phosphate 1-O-acyltransferase PlsY: protein MGSLIVLLILSYLVGAIPCGLVLTKLAGLGDIRSAGSGNIGATNVYRVGGRRLGVLTLILDALKGVFPVFIALQIGLSPIEVALIASATFLGHCYPVYLGFKGGKGVATGLGIYLVLSPLAVLIALLVFGAVLWRWRYVSLASISAAAVIPFLILGLEGSFPLFFATLFIAAMVIFRHRGNIERLLDGSENRFQA, encoded by the coding sequence GTGGGCAGCTTGATTGTGCTGTTGATCCTTTCCTATCTCGTCGGCGCCATTCCCTGCGGCCTGGTATTGACCAAGCTGGCGGGGCTGGGCGATATACGGAGCGCCGGCAGCGGCAATATCGGAGCCACCAACGTTTATCGCGTCGGGGGGCGGCGTCTGGGTGTTCTCACCCTGATTCTCGATGCTCTTAAGGGCGTATTTCCCGTCTTTATTGCCCTGCAGATCGGGCTCTCTCCCATTGAAGTCGCCCTGATCGCCTCAGCAACCTTTCTCGGCCACTGTTACCCCGTTTATCTGGGCTTCAAGGGCGGCAAAGGTGTAGCGACCGGTCTTGGCATCTACCTTGTCCTTTCGCCTCTGGCCGTCCTGATTGCCCTGCTTGTTTTTGGCGCTGTGCTGTGGCGTTGGCGCTACGTTTCGCTGGCGTCTATTTCGGCCGCAGCCGTTATCCCCTTCCTGATTCTGGGACTTGAAGGCTCTTTCCCCCTGTTTTTCGCCACATTATTTATTGCCGCGATGGTGATCTTTCGCCACCGGGGCAACATCGAGCGGCTTCTCGACGGCAGCGAAAACCGCTTCCAGGCTTAA
- a CDS encoding molybdopterin molybdotransferase MoeA, with amino-acid sequence MITYDEAIKRVLETVKVLPPVEETIENALGRVLAAPVCARWTMPPADNSAMDGFAMKGRGLKAGSELQVVGFVPAGRPLTQEVSDGEAVRIMTGAPIPAGCDTVVPMEEAEVDGDRIQLCRTPRPGQHIRPKGEEFEEGETLLSPGTPLYAGEIALLATAGVATVQVYPRPRVALLATGDELVELGAPPGPGQIINSNTYLLTARLREEGCHVLPLGIARDDQHDLGDKIAAGLRLDVLITTGGVSIGDRDLVQDVLGQNGFSPIFWRVKIKPGKPVLFGTAGDTAVFGLPGNPAASASTFELFVRPALRRMAGFIDTLPPRLKVTLSTAVDGGEKRQRFLWGTLREDQGSYYFDPSSRQSSGQNRSLQGAQALLPVPADSPGIAAGTSVEVLLLRQPPGQSL; translated from the coding sequence ATGATCACCTACGATGAGGCCATTAAAAGAGTCCTCGAAACGGTTAAAGTCCTTCCTCCAGTAGAGGAAACGATAGAAAACGCCTTGGGCCGGGTTCTGGCGGCACCGGTTTGCGCCCGCTGGACCATGCCTCCGGCCGACAATTCAGCCATGGACGGTTTCGCCATGAAGGGCAGAGGTCTGAAGGCGGGGAGTGAGCTGCAGGTGGTGGGGTTTGTTCCCGCCGGTCGCCCGCTGACCCAGGAGGTTTCCGACGGGGAGGCGGTGCGCATCATGACCGGCGCCCCCATTCCCGCAGGCTGCGATACGGTGGTGCCGATGGAAGAGGCCGAGGTCGACGGCGACCGTATTCAATTGTGCAGAACTCCCCGGCCGGGACAGCATATCCGCCCCAAGGGTGAGGAATTCGAGGAGGGAGAAACCCTTCTTTCACCCGGGACCCCCTTATATGCAGGAGAGATCGCTCTTCTCGCGACTGCCGGCGTCGCGACCGTCCAGGTTTATCCCCGGCCACGCGTTGCCCTGTTGGCCACCGGCGACGAGCTGGTTGAACTCGGGGCGCCGCCGGGACCCGGCCAGATCATCAATTCCAACACTTACCTGTTGACGGCACGGCTGCGCGAAGAAGGCTGCCATGTTCTGCCGCTGGGCATCGCCCGTGACGACCAGCACGATCTCGGCGATAAAATTGCCGCCGGTCTGCGGCTCGACGTGCTGATCACCACCGGCGGCGTCTCCATCGGGGACCGCGACCTGGTGCAGGATGTCCTGGGGCAGAACGGTTTCTCCCCGATCTTCTGGAGGGTCAAAATCAAACCCGGCAAGCCGGTCCTGTTCGGCACCGCGGGCGACACGGCGGTCTTCGGCCTGCCCGGCAACCCGGCCGCATCCGCATCCACCTTCGAACTCTTCGTGCGTCCCGCCCTCAGGCGCATGGCGGGGTTTATCGACACCCTTCCCCCACGCCTCAAAGTCACCCTCAGCACAGCGGTCGACGGCGGAGAGAAACGCCAGCGCTTTTTATGGGGAACCCTGCGCGAGGACCAAGGCAGCTATTATTTCGACCCCTCTTCACGGCAGAGTTCAGGGCAGAATCGCAGCCTGCAGGGAGCCCAGGCCCTGCTGCCCGTTCCCGCAGATAGCCCCGGCATTGCCGCCGGAACTTCAGTGGAGGTGCTGCTGCTGAGACAGCCCCCCGGACAGAGCCTGTAG
- a CDS encoding nitrous oxide reductase accessory protein NosL, which produces MLKQFILVLLALLVTTTCLGHERDRLTPSPDDRCAVCGMYVATYPNWVAVAEFSDGALVFFDGPKDMFAYYFNLPRYQPEDNRKDLVALYVTESFSMERLPAQDVYFVAGSEVLGPMGHELVPVKGDDALTQFLSKHGGKKVLRFSAGSLQEVESGPGGP; this is translated from the coding sequence ATGCTTAAACAATTTATATTGGTGCTGCTGGCACTGCTGGTGACGACGACCTGCCTGGGGCATGAAAGGGACAGATTGACACCTTCCCCCGACGACCGCTGTGCCGTTTGCGGTATGTATGTCGCCACCTATCCCAACTGGGTTGCCGTTGCCGAATTCTCTGACGGAGCCCTTGTTTTTTTTGACGGCCCCAAGGACATGTTCGCTTATTATTTCAATCTGCCCAGGTATCAGCCGGAAGACAACCGAAAAGACCTGGTGGCCCTCTATGTGACCGAATCTTTTTCGATGGAGCGCCTCCCGGCACAGGACGTTTATTTTGTCGCTGGCAGTGAGGTTCTGGGGCCCATGGGGCATGAACTTGTGCCGGTTAAGGGGGATGATGCCCTGACTCAATTCCTGAGCAAACACGGCGGCAAGAAAGTTCTGCGCTTCAGCGCAGGGAGCTTGCAGGAAGTGGAATCCGGCCCGGGAGGGCCATGA
- the pgi gene encoding glucose-6-phosphate isomerase has protein sequence MPRPTALAAWKALQNHYREVCDLHMRDFFAHDSGRFERFSLHLDDILFDFSKNRITDQTLELLLQLADEAGLRQRIDAMFAGEHINLTEDRAVLHVALRNRSDRPIQVDGRDVMPEVRRVLNKMRRFSEQVRSGNWKGYTGKPIRDVVNIGIGGSDLGPLMVCEALRHYAKADLGIHFVSNVDGTHLAETLKRVDPETTLFIIASKTFTTQETLTNAYSARNWLLGGLGDTEAVARHFVALSTNADKVAEFGIDPQNMFEFWDWVGGRYSLWSAIGLSIAVSVGFERFEELLDGAFSVDEHFRTAPFARNIPVIMGLLGIWYTDFFGAESHAVLPYEQYLHRFPAYLQQADMESNGKRITLDGETVDYPTGPIIWGEPGTNGQHAFYQLIHQGTRLVPCDFLAGAHSLNPVGEHHRILLSNFLAQTEALMKGRTEEEARAELQAQGMPEDALQRLLPHKVFPGNRPTNALIYPRLTPRTLGSLIALYEHKIFVQGTIWQINSFDQWGVELGKQLAKTILPELAGKEKVRNHDCSTNGLIEAIRRLREEV, from the coding sequence ATGCCGCGTCCGACTGCCCTTGCCGCCTGGAAAGCCCTGCAGAATCACTACCGCGAGGTGTGCGACCTGCACATGCGCGATTTCTTTGCCCATGATTCGGGGCGGTTTGAACGTTTTTCCCTTCATCTGGACGACATCCTCTTTGATTTTTCCAAAAACCGCATAACCGATCAGACGCTGGAGTTGCTGCTTCAACTGGCCGATGAGGCCGGTCTGCGACAGCGCATCGACGCCATGTTCGCCGGTGAGCATATCAATCTCACGGAAGACCGCGCGGTTCTGCATGTCGCGCTGCGCAACCGCTCCGACCGGCCGATTCAGGTTGACGGCCGCGATGTCATGCCGGAAGTGCGCCGTGTTCTCAACAAGATGCGCCGCTTCAGCGAGCAGGTGCGCAGCGGAAACTGGAAGGGCTACACCGGCAAGCCCATACGGGACGTGGTCAATATCGGTATCGGCGGTTCCGATCTCGGGCCGCTGATGGTGTGCGAAGCGCTCAGGCATTACGCCAAAGCCGATCTTGGCATCCACTTCGTATCCAATGTCGATGGCACCCATCTGGCCGAAACCCTCAAGCGGGTCGATCCTGAAACCACCCTTTTCATCATTGCGTCCAAAACTTTCACCACGCAGGAGACGCTGACCAATGCCTATTCGGCCCGCAACTGGCTGCTCGGGGGGTTAGGTGATACCGAGGCGGTGGCGCGCCATTTCGTGGCCCTGTCCACCAATGCCGACAAGGTGGCCGAGTTCGGCATCGATCCGCAGAACATGTTCGAATTCTGGGACTGGGTCGGCGGCCGCTACTCGCTGTGGTCGGCGATCGGGCTGTCCATTGCGGTCAGCGTCGGTTTCGAGCGCTTCGAAGAGCTGCTTGACGGCGCTTTTTCGGTGGATGAACATTTCCGCACAGCGCCCTTTGCACGGAACATCCCGGTGATCATGGGACTGCTGGGCATCTGGTACACTGACTTCTTCGGCGCCGAAAGTCATGCCGTCCTCCCCTATGAACAATATCTGCACCGCTTCCCCGCCTATCTGCAGCAGGCCGATATGGAGAGCAACGGCAAGCGCATCACGCTCGATGGCGAAACGGTTGATTATCCCACCGGTCCCATTATCTGGGGCGAGCCCGGAACCAACGGCCAGCACGCCTTCTACCAGCTGATTCACCAGGGAACACGCCTTGTGCCCTGTGATTTTCTGGCCGGTGCCCACTCGCTGAACCCAGTCGGGGAGCACCACCGCATTCTGCTGTCCAATTTTCTTGCCCAGACCGAAGCGCTGATGAAGGGGCGCACGGAGGAGGAGGCGCGTGCGGAACTGCAGGCGCAGGGGATGCCCGAAGATGCACTGCAGCGTCTTCTGCCTCACAAGGTGTTTCCCGGAAATCGACCCACCAATGCCCTCATCTATCCCCGTCTGACGCCACGCACCCTCGGTTCCCTGATTGCGTTGTATGAACACAAAATCTTCGTGCAGGGCACGATCTGGCAGATCAACAGTTTCGACCAGTGGGGAGTGGAATTGGGCAAGCAGTTGGCCAAAACGATTCTGCCCGAACTTGCCGGCAAAGAGAAGGTGCGCAATCACGATTGCTCCACCAACGGGTTGATCGAGGCCATCAGGCGTCTGCGCGAGGAGGTCTGA
- a CDS encoding RelA/SpoT domain-containing protein has product MDGRHEGLIDRARAQALYEAQRSKWEEALLELHHSLRALLEKQGYAPTVKYRVKRFANYFEKLSRLSKKSRDKTPPLISDLLGMRIICPFLEDNEAIEKILLENFDVIEVEHKGQQHSFREFGYDSVHLLIRLDSAQVRLDLPGAANVVELQLRTILQDAWAEVEHELVYKSNIPLPKESVKRKLAALNAILTMSDLMFQEIRDFQKEIRKRDQQRRTTLSGNPHLMDEMEPQDAEADWQEPHDELPLAVVVGAAGGAVEKAMLAALDAHSRGDLNKADELYCAVLGMELEPRIRALVHNHRGMARFVLGQYQQALQDFDQALIHERDNARVYLNRGLTRRVLRSFDQALEDYDAAVRLEPARPDGYWARARTFHEMGMPMRALGDCDKVLQLDPDFAPARELAHKLRLSLL; this is encoded by the coding sequence TTGGACGGGCGGCACGAGGGGTTGATCGACCGTGCCCGGGCGCAGGCCCTGTACGAGGCGCAGCGGTCGAAGTGGGAGGAAGCGCTGCTGGAATTGCATCACAGCCTGCGCGCCCTGCTGGAGAAGCAGGGTTATGCCCCGACCGTCAAGTACCGCGTCAAGCGTTTTGCCAACTATTTCGAAAAGCTCTCCCGCCTCAGCAAAAAGAGCCGTGACAAGACCCCTCCGCTGATCAGCGACCTGTTGGGGATGCGCATTATCTGCCCGTTTCTGGAAGATAACGAGGCGATCGAAAAAATACTGCTCGAAAATTTCGATGTCATCGAGGTTGAGCACAAGGGTCAGCAGCACTCTTTTCGGGAGTTCGGCTATGATTCGGTGCACCTGCTGATCCGTCTCGACTCCGCGCAGGTGCGACTCGATCTGCCCGGCGCCGCCAACGTCGTAGAGCTGCAGTTGCGGACCATTCTGCAGGACGCCTGGGCCGAGGTGGAGCACGAACTGGTCTATAAATCGAACATCCCCCTGCCGAAGGAATCGGTCAAGCGCAAGCTCGCCGCCCTCAATGCCATTCTGACCATGTCCGACCTGATGTTTCAGGAGATTCGGGATTTCCAGAAAGAGATCCGTAAGCGCGATCAGCAACGGCGCACCACTCTGAGCGGCAACCCGCATCTCATGGATGAAATGGAGCCGCAGGACGCGGAAGCGGACTGGCAGGAGCCCCATGACGAGCTGCCGCTGGCGGTCGTTGTGGGCGCGGCCGGTGGGGCTGTGGAAAAGGCGATGCTGGCTGCCCTTGACGCCCACAGCCGCGGTGACCTGAACAAGGCGGATGAACTCTATTGCGCGGTGCTGGGCATGGAGCTGGAACCCAGAATCCGGGCGCTGGTGCATAACCATCGGGGGATGGCGCGCTTCGTTCTCGGTCAATATCAGCAGGCGCTGCAGGATTTTGACCAGGCTCTCATCCATGAACGTGACAACGCGCGGGTTTATTTGAACCGGGGTCTGACCCGCCGGGTGCTGCGCTCCTTTGATCAGGCTCTTGAAGATTATGATGCCGCGGTACGGTTGGAGCCCGCCCGCCCGGACGGCTATTGGGCCCGCGCCCGGACCTTCCATGAAATGGGAATGCCGATGCGTGCCCTGGGGGACTGCGACAAGGTGCTGCAGCTGGACCCCGACTTTGCGCCTGCGCGGGAGTTGGCCCACAAGCTGAGGCTAAGCCTGCTTTAG
- a CDS encoding dihydroorotate dehydrogenase-like protein, with protein sequence MSDLTTTYMGLSLPNPLVVASSSLTGSVDGVKRCAAAGAGAVVLKSLFEEQISHETGQLSQYAEYASHYEASQYLQGYGMELGPREYLKLVEDSRKAVDIPVIASLNCFTTGRWADYARKLEAAGASAIELNVGLMPNETDQEGTAIEQRYFRILHDVKSRVEIPVAMKVGPYFSSFANFAEKLCRDRAEGPDYTVGWCGPGKNSGKIVWRGADALVLFNRFYQLDIDIEKMKLVAGNPYSTSAEIHTSLRWISMLAGRLGCDLAATTGVHSGDDVIKQLLAGAQVVQLCSTLYQNGNEQVGKILEEIRGWMDRHEFESLDDFRGRLSQARSSNPRGHERLQYIKLFVGIE encoded by the coding sequence ATGAGTGATCTGACCACCACTTATATGGGGCTGTCGCTGCCCAACCCGCTGGTCGTTGCCAGCAGCAGCCTCACCGGATCGGTCGATGGGGTCAAGCGCTGCGCTGCTGCCGGTGCCGGTGCGGTCGTTTTGAAATCCTTGTTTGAAGAGCAGATTTCCCACGAAACGGGGCAGCTCAGCCAGTATGCCGAGTACGCCTCCCACTATGAGGCCTCGCAGTATCTGCAGGGCTACGGGATGGAGCTGGGTCCGCGCGAATACCTGAAACTGGTCGAAGACAGCCGCAAGGCGGTGGATATCCCGGTGATCGCCAGTCTCAACTGCTTTACCACCGGACGTTGGGCCGATTATGCGCGAAAGCTGGAGGCCGCCGGGGCCTCGGCCATCGAGCTTAATGTCGGCCTGATGCCCAACGAGACCGACCAGGAAGGTACCGCCATCGAGCAGCGCTATTTCCGTATCCTGCACGATGTCAAATCCCGGGTGGAGATCCCGGTGGCGATGAAGGTCGGTCCCTACTTCTCCTCGTTTGCCAACTTTGCCGAAAAGCTCTGTCGGGATAGGGCCGAGGGTCCCGATTATACTGTCGGTTGGTGCGGACCCGGCAAGAACAGCGGTAAAATCGTGTGGCGCGGCGCCGACGCCCTGGTGCTGTTCAACCGTTTCTATCAGCTTGATATCGATATCGAGAAGATGAAGCTGGTGGCCGGCAATCCCTACAGCACCTCTGCCGAGATTCATACCTCCCTGCGTTGGATCTCGATGCTCGCCGGAAGACTCGGATGCGATCTTGCCGCCACCACCGGCGTGCACAGCGGCGACGACGTCATCAAGCAATTGCTGGCCGGCGCGCAGGTGGTGCAGCTCTGCTCGACCCTGTACCAGAACGGCAACGAGCAGGTCGGCAAAATTCTTGAAGAGATCAGGGGCTGGATGGATCGCCACGAATTTGAGTCTCTCGATGATTTCCGCGGCCGGCTCAGCCAGGCGCGCAGCTCCAATCCGCGCGGTCATGAGAGGCTGCAGTACATCAAGCTTTTTGTCGGGATCGAGTAG
- a CDS encoding transposase, translating into MARANRHYIPGCIWHITHRCHKKEFLLKFARDRSRFVFWLGEARKRFGMKLLNFTVTSNHVHLLVKDHGSAGSIPSAMQLIAGRTGQEYNQRKQRKGAFWEDRYHATAIESGEHLLRCLVYIDLNMVRAGAVSHPQEWVHGGYREIQGQRRRNRLLDLDALVDAAGLSTLQALADYHGSWVGEALRTNALQRDEAWTRSLAVGSEEFVLKTQRLLGVRAKSRAIIASGDCCVLRESEEGYGENFPAQNQPIVEKNTYF; encoded by the coding sequence ATGGCAAGAGCCAATCGGCATTACATCCCAGGCTGCATCTGGCATATCACCCATCGTTGTCACAAAAAGGAATTCCTTCTTAAATTCGCCCGCGACCGCAGCCGCTTTGTTTTCTGGCTCGGCGAAGCCCGCAAACGCTTCGGAATGAAACTTCTCAACTTCACGGTGACCAGCAATCATGTGCACCTTCTGGTCAAAGACCATGGCTCCGCCGGCAGCATCCCTTCTGCCATGCAACTGATCGCCGGCCGCACAGGACAGGAATATAACCAGCGCAAGCAACGCAAAGGCGCTTTCTGGGAAGATCGCTATCATGCCACCGCCATAGAATCCGGTGAGCATTTACTGCGCTGCCTGGTGTACATCGATCTGAACATGGTCCGCGCTGGTGCCGTCAGTCATCCGCAAGAGTGGGTTCATGGCGGCTACCGTGAAATTCAGGGTCAGCGGCGGCGTAATCGGCTCCTTGATCTTGATGCGCTGGTTGACGCTGCCGGCCTGAGCACTCTGCAAGCGCTGGCCGATTATCATGGATCTTGGGTGGGTGAAGCGTTGCGCACTAATGCCCTGCAGCGCGATGAGGCTTGGACCAGAAGCCTTGCGGTCGGAAGTGAAGAGTTTGTCCTGAAAACCCAACGTCTGCTTGGTGTACGAGCAAAAAGCCGCGCCATCATCGCGAGCGGAGATTGTTGTGTTTTGCGTGAGTCCGAAGAGGGCTATGGCGAGAATTTTCCAGCCCAAAATCAGCCCATAGTAGAGAAAAACACATATTTTTGA